In Trueperaceae bacterium, the following are encoded in one genomic region:
- a CDS encoding LamG-like jellyroll fold domain-containing protein, translated as MGLRRGGTFTPPVQDFTPADLPGLYVWLDASDAGTLTIDSGTVSAWADRSGNARHASQGTTAIRPTLQAAGLNGLPTVRFDGVDDRMVLAGFTHLTTLTVAVVARPTNLSGFRALVGRTEDSPWRHNWVVGLDSAKHLLLYYNGSVYPRAGAADAVTVNTAYVFTSRLDSSPAAHLWQDGELQNLAVDTIAPSPANFGAGVLGASDGGTASFWAGDISEVVITSGALSDEDVAALNAYLLSKWGI; from the coding sequence GTGGGCCTGCGCCGGGGCGGGACGTTCACGCCGCCCGTGCAGGACTTCACGCCCGCCGACCTGCCCGGCCTGTACGTGTGGCTGGACGCGAGCGACGCCGGCACGCTCACCATCGACTCCGGAACCGTCTCGGCGTGGGCGGACCGGAGTGGCAACGCTCGGCACGCGTCACAGGGCACGACCGCGATCCGGCCCACCCTCCAAGCCGCCGGGTTGAACGGCCTGCCGACCGTCAGGTTCGACGGCGTGGACGACCGGATGGTCCTGGCCGGCTTCACGCACCTGACGACGTTGACGGTGGCCGTGGTCGCGCGCCCAACCAACCTCTCAGGGTTCCGCGCCCTGGTTGGGAGGACCGAGGACAGCCCGTGGCGGCACAACTGGGTCGTCGGACTGGACAGCGCGAAGCATCTGCTGCTCTACTACAACGGCAGCGTCTATCCGCGCGCCGGGGCCGCCGATGCCGTCACCGTGAACACCGCGTACGTCTTCACCAGCCGCCTCGACAGCAGCCCCGCCGCTCACCTCTGGCAGGACGGTGAGCTTCAGAACCTCGCGGTGGACACGATCGCGCCGTCCCCCGCGAACTTCGGCGCCGGCGTTCTCGGCGCCAGCGACGGCGGCACCGCGAGCTTCTGGGCGGGTGACATCAGTGAGGTCGTGATCACCAGCGGCGCCCTGAGCGACGAGGACGTCGCGGCGTTGAACGCGTACCTCCTGAGCAAGTGGGGCATCTAG
- a CDS encoding MarR family transcriptional regulator has product MPDLDAQTRQLLTLLYQAEGATTTELTRLLGRRHTQSTSASLRNLERRGLVAKEGRKWTVTEAGRALLDPLVKYVPAASRESIASNRALLDALTDEPLTTAQLADLAGVERSNAHKRLAALADRGLAERVDGRPVRWRRALTVPGRSGTV; this is encoded by the coding sequence GTGCCCGACCTGGACGCCCAGACGAGGCAACTGCTCACGCTCCTCTACCAGGCGGAGGGCGCCACGACGACCGAGCTGACGCGCCTCCTAGGCCGGCGGCACACACAGTCGACGAGCGCCAGCCTTCGAAACCTCGAGCGGCGCGGATTGGTCGCCAAGGAAGGTCGGAAATGGACGGTGACCGAAGCAGGCCGGGCGCTCCTCGATCCGCTCGTGAAGTACGTGCCCGCCGCGTCGCGTGAGTCGATCGCCTCGAACCGCGCGCTGCTCGACGCGTTGACCGACGAGCCTTTGACCACCGCCCAGCTCGCCGACCTGGCGGGCGTGGAGCGGTCGAACGCGCACAAGCGCCTAGCGGCCCTCGCCGATCGCGGCCTCGCCGAGCGCGTCGACGGGCGGCCGGTCAGGTGGCGGCGCGCGCTGACAGTCCCAGGCCGTTCAGGGACCGTCTAG